A genomic segment from Candidatus Brocadia sinica JPN1 encodes:
- a CDS encoding nucleotidyltransferase domain-containing protein: MKEEIITRLNNVENEECVKILYACESGSRAWGFPSTNSDFDVRFLYLHPKNWYLSIDLEQKRDVIERPINDQIDLSGWDLRKALRLFRKSNPPLIEWLGSPIVYWEKYSTVTQMSQLVETYYSPKTCMYHYLHMARGNYREYLRGEQVWIKKYFYVLRPILAINWLERGWGVVPTEFRVMVNQLFNSGELKQEIEKLIKSKEQGEELDYGPRIPVISNFIDREIERFEGKQFTDDTDQRSTDQLNGLFISALDEVWS, from the coding sequence ATGAAAGAAGAAATAATAACCAGATTAAACAATGTTGAAAACGAAGAATGTGTAAAAATACTGTACGCTTGTGAATCGGGAAGCCGGGCTTGGGGTTTTCCTTCAACCAATAGTGATTTTGATGTGCGCTTTTTATACCTTCATCCCAAAAATTGGTACTTGTCCATTGACCTGGAACAGAAACGGGATGTTATTGAACGACCGATCAATGACCAGATAGATTTGAGTGGTTGGGATTTACGCAAGGCTTTGAGGCTGTTTCGCAAATCGAATCCGCCGCTTATAGAATGGCTGGGTTCGCCAATCGTTTATTGGGAAAAGTATTCAACTGTCACACAGATGAGTCAATTGGTAGAGACCTATTATTCCCCAAAAACATGCATGTATCATTACTTGCATATGGCGCGCGGCAACTATCGTGAATATCTGAGAGGAGAACAGGTTTGGATAAAAAAGTATTTTTACGTGCTTCGCCCCATATTGGCTATCAACTGGCTTGAAAGAGGGTGGGGTGTTGTACCAACGGAGTTTAGGGTAATGGTCAATCAACTCTTTAACTCGGGGGAATTGAAACAGGAGATCGAAAAACTGATAAAATCTAAAGAGCAGGGTGAAGAATTAGATTACGGACCTCGTATTCCGGTAATAAGTAATTTTATAGACAGGGAAATTGAACGATTTGAAGGCAAACAATTTACAGATGATACAGATCAACGCTCAACAGATCAGTTGAACGGTTTATTTATATCTGCTTTGGATGAGGTATGGTCGTAA
- a CDS encoding PDDEXK nuclease domain-containing protein yields MIKKNEYSAFLGRLKREISFARQKAYQAVNKQLTELYLLIGRGMHEKIEVSKWGEGIVETLAKDLQKAFPDMKGFSKENLWRMKKLYETYKGYPKLSPLVTELSWTHNLLILFQTQSIEEKEFYLKTCLKERWSRRELERQINSSLYERFMLSKKADKLIPHTKEKGFLAHFKDEYVFDFLGLKDDFVEKDLRKAILGNLKQFFLEFGKYFTFVGEEQKLTVGNEDYKVDLLFYHRLLRCLVAVELKIGRFKPGYERRNNNQIKQC; encoded by the coding sequence ATGATAAAAAAGAACGAATACAGTGCATTCCTGGGCAGGTTAAAAAGAGAAATTTCTTTTGCAAGACAGAAGGCCTACCAGGCTGTTAACAAACAATTAACGGAATTGTATCTTCTCATAGGAAGGGGCATGCATGAGAAGATAGAGGTCTCTAAGTGGGGCGAAGGTATTGTGGAGACACTGGCAAAGGATTTACAAAAAGCATTTCCTGATATGAAGGGGTTTTCTAAGGAAAACCTCTGGAGAATGAAAAAATTATACGAAACATATAAAGGCTATCCAAAACTGTCACCACTGGTGACAGAATTATCATGGACACATAATCTTTTAATATTGTTTCAGACTCAGAGCATAGAAGAGAAAGAATTTTATCTTAAAACCTGTCTAAAAGAGAGATGGTCACGCCGAGAACTTGAAAGGCAGATAAACTCATCGCTCTACGAGAGGTTTATGCTTTCCAAAAAGGCAGATAAGTTAATACCTCATACAAAAGAAAAGGGTTTTCTGGCACACTTTAAAGATGAATATGTTTTTGACTTTCTTGGATTAAAAGACGATTTCGTTGAGAAAGATTTACGGAAAGCTATTCTAGGGAATTTAAAACAATTCTTTCTCGAATTTGGTAAGTATTTTACCTTTGTAGGAGAAGAACAAAAGCTGACTGTTGGCAATGAGGATTATAAAGTGGATTTGTTATTTTATCATAGACTCCTGAGGTGTCTTGTAGCAGTAGAATTAAAGATCGGTAGGTTCAAGCCGGGATATGAAAGAAGAAATAATAACCAGATTAAACAATGTTGA
- a CDS encoding Eco57I restriction-modification methylase domain-containing protein encodes MTVPQEILGLIGRFDNNREAYRSGTYNETQLRREFVDPFFKILGWDVNNEKGYAEAYKDVIHEDSIKVGGMTKAPDYCFRTGGVRKFFVETKKPAVNLKEDVDPAFQLRRYAWSAKLPLSILTDFEEFVVYDCRVKPDKTDKPSTARILYLNYTEYAQRWDEIASIFSRDAVLKGAFDKYAETGKAKKGTAEVDTAFLKEIESWRDVLARNLALRNPDLTQHDLNFAIQRIIDRIIFLRICEDRGIERYGRLMALQNGDRVYARLCEIFHRADERYNSGLFHFQKEKGRSEFPDTLTPSLTIDDGVLKDIIKNLYYPDSPYEFSVLSADILGQVYEQFLGKVIRLTAGHRAVVEDKPEVKKAGGVYYTPIYIVDYIVKNTVGRLVPPFTSPENRGKNISLPVCGKGQGGVVSPAYGKTRGDLPTPKSPPGRGFSIPLLRGARGVFKNPKQVSNLKILDPACGSGSFLLGAYKYLLDWHCDWYVADGPEKWSTGRSPTLYQGMGGDWRLTTAERKRILLNNIYGVDIDLQAVEVTKLSLLLKVLEGESEQTIVRQLKLFHERALPDLGNNIKCGNSLIGTDFYNTSPPPLSPSRRGIQGEASDEERYRINPFDWETEFPEIMENGGFDVVIGNPPYVRQEGLGDLKEYLRCKYTVYHGMADLYAYFIEKGVSLLRDKGIFGYIVANKWMRANYGEPLRKWLKRQCIEQIVDFGDLPVFQQATTYPCILVIGKGKPSSAFTAVKVKTLEFESLEDYVKENRHSVKLSILDDTGWSLADERSAALLNKLKKAGIPLKEYVKGKIYRGVLTGLNEAFVIDAETRNRLISEDPKSREIIKPFLIGRDVKRYCIEDEGRYLILIPKGWTGQKSSSFADAWKWFKQNYPSIATHLLPFKEKAEKRYDKGEYWWELRACDYYAEFEKPKIIIPTIVQSASYTVDNSGFYSNDKTSIIATDDLYLLGILNSRVADFVMHSISSTKQGGYFEYKPMYFSQIPIHTINSSNPSDKSYHGHMVALVRQMLELHKQLVSSKTNHDKTVIQRQIDVTDRLIDQLVYESYGLTEDEIVIVEKGNL; translated from the coding sequence AAGAGGATGTCGACCCCGCATTTCAATTGCGCCGATACGCATGGTCTGCCAAGCTCCCGCTCAGTATCCTTACTGATTTTGAGGAGTTCGTCGTATACGACTGCCGGGTAAAACCGGACAAGACTGACAAACCTTCTACTGCCCGCATCCTCTACCTGAACTACACCGAGTATGCACAGCGCTGGGATGAGATCGCATCCATCTTCTCACGCGATGCGGTACTCAAGGGCGCTTTTGATAAATATGCCGAAACGGGCAAGGCCAAAAAAGGCACCGCTGAGGTTGATACTGCATTTCTAAAAGAAATCGAATCCTGGCGTGACGTGCTTGCCCGCAACCTGGCGCTGCGCAATCCAGACTTGACCCAGCATGACCTGAACTTTGCCATTCAGCGCATCATTGACCGCATCATCTTCCTGCGCATCTGCGAGGATCGAGGCATTGAAAGGTATGGTCGCCTCATGGCCTTGCAGAACGGCGACCGTGTATATGCACGCCTCTGCGAAATATTCCACCGTGCCGATGAACGTTACAACTCCGGTTTGTTTCATTTCCAAAAGGAAAAGGGACGTTCTGAATTTCCTGATACCCTCACGCCGAGCTTGACCATTGACGACGGCGTACTCAAGGATATCATCAAAAATCTGTACTATCCCGATAGCCCGTACGAATTCTCCGTCCTCTCTGCCGACATTCTTGGTCAGGTCTACGAGCAATTCCTGGGCAAGGTAATCCGCCTTACGGCTGGTCATCGCGCGGTGGTGGAGGACAAGCCTGAGGTCAAGAAGGCAGGAGGAGTTTACTACACACCGATCTATATCGTTGATTACATCGTAAAGAATACCGTTGGCCGCCTTGTTCCCCCCTTTACTTCCCCAGAAAACAGGGGGAAAAATATTTCCCTCCCTGTTTGCGGGAAGGGTCAGGGTGGGGTTGTCTCGCCCGCTTACGGGAAAACACGAGGGGATTTACCCACCCCTAAATCCCCTCCCGGGAGGGGATTTTCTATTCCCCTCTTGAGAGGGGCTAGGGGTGTGTTCAAAAATCCAAAACAGGTATCCAACCTAAAAATCCTCGACCCTGCCTGCGGCTCCGGCTCTTTTCTCCTGGGTGCTTATAAATATCTGCTTGACTGGCATTGTGACTGGTACGTAGCTGATGGCCCTGAGAAATGGTCAACCGGACGCTCTCCAACATTATACCAGGGCATGGGTGGTGACTGGCGTCTAACCACCGCCGAGCGCAAGCGCATCCTGCTCAACAACATCTATGGTGTGGACATCGACCTACAGGCCGTAGAGGTAACCAAGCTGTCCCTCCTTTTGAAGGTGCTGGAAGGCGAGTCCGAGCAAACTATTGTAAGACAACTCAAACTCTTCCACGAACGTGCCCTGCCTGATCTCGGCAACAACATCAAGTGTGGCAACTCGCTCATAGGCACAGATTTTTATAACACATCCCCTCCTCCTTTGTCCCCCTCACGGAGGGGGATACAGGGGGAGGCCTCAGACGAGGAACGCTACCGGATCAATCCATTCGACTGGGAGACCGAGTTCCCTGAGATCATGGAGAATGGTGGGTTTGATGTAGTAATTGGGAATCCACCATACGTAAGGCAGGAAGGCTTAGGCGACCTGAAAGAATATCTCCGGTGTAAATACACTGTGTACCATGGGATGGCCGATCTCTATGCGTACTTTATTGAGAAAGGTGTTTCGTTGCTCAGGGATAAAGGGATTTTCGGCTACATAGTTGCAAACAAGTGGATGCGGGCTAATTATGGTGAGCCACTCAGAAAGTGGTTAAAACGACAATGTATTGAACAAATTGTCGATTTTGGGGACTTGCCGGTATTCCAGCAAGCTACGACGTATCCATGCATTCTTGTCATCGGGAAAGGTAAACCTTCATCTGCCTTTACCGCAGTCAAGGTAAAGACACTTGAATTTGAAAGTCTGGAGGACTATGTAAAAGAAAACCGCCATTCTGTAAAACTATCCATCCTTGATGACACGGGCTGGTCGCTTGCAGATGAACGAAGCGCTGCGTTGCTTAACAAGCTGAAAAAGGCCGGAATTCCTTTGAAAGAATATGTAAAAGGTAAAATCTATCGAGGTGTTTTAACAGGACTCAATGAGGCATTTGTGATAGATGCAGAAACAAGAAATAGGCTCATTTCTGAAGACCCCAAAAGCAGAGAGATTATAAAGCCATTCCTAATTGGGCGAGACGTAAAGAGGTATTGTATAGAAGACGAAGGGCGCTACCTGATTCTTATCCCGAAAGGTTGGACTGGCCAAAAGTCTTCCAGTTTTGCAGATGCATGGAAGTGGTTTAAACAAAATTACCCATCAATAGCAACTCATTTGTTGCCATTCAAAGAAAAGGCCGAAAAGCGTTATGATAAAGGCGAATACTGGTGGGAACTAAGGGCCTGCGATTACTATGCGGAATTTGAAAAACCAAAGATAATTATTCCAACTATTGTGCAAAGCGCCTCATATACCGTAGATAATTCAGGTTTTTATTCGAATGACAAAACATCTATTATTGCCACGGACGATTTATACCTGCTTGGAATATTGAATTCAAGGGTGGCCGATTTCGTCATGCATTCGATTTCCTCTACCAAACAGGGAGGTTATTTTGAATATAAACCCATGTATTTTTCACAAATTCCCATTCATACAATCAACTCATCCAACCCATCGGACAAGTCGTACCATGGCCATATGGTTGCTCTTGTTAGACAGATGCTTGAACTGCACAAACAACTTGTATCGTCAAAGACGAATCATGACAAAACTGTCATCCAGCGCCAGATAGACGTCACCGACCGTCTGATTGACCAGTTGGTGTATGAATCATATGGATTGACGGAAGATGAAATCGTGATTGTTGAAAAGGGAAATTTATGA